A single Corynebacterium resistens DSM 45100 DNA region contains:
- the rplU gene encoding 50S ribosomal protein L21, whose amino-acid sequence MYAIVKTGGKQYKVAEGDLVKVEKIEGEPGSSVALTPVLVVDGANVTTGDKLASASVNAEIVEHVRGKKIRGMHYRNKTGYKRRFGHRQALTVLKVTGIK is encoded by the coding sequence ATGTACGCGATCGTCAAGACCGGCGGAAAGCAGTACAAGGTTGCCGAAGGTGACCTCGTCAAGGTCGAGAAGATCGAGGGTGAGCCAGGTTCTTCCGTGGCTCTCACCCCGGTTCTCGTCGTCGACGGCGCAAACGTCACCACCGGTGACAAGCTCGCTTCCGCAAGCGTCAACGCAGAAATCGTAGAGCACGTCCGTGGCAAGAAGATCCGCGGCATGCACTACCGCAACAAGACCGGATACAAGCGCCGCTTCGGCCACCGTCAGGCCCTCACGGTCCTGAAGGTCACCGGTATCAAGTAA
- the rpmA gene encoding 50S ribosomal protein L27, protein MAHKKGASSSNNGRDSESKRLGVKRFGGQQVKAGEILIRQRGTSFHPGENVGRGGDDTLFALKAGAVKFSTKRNRRMVNIVENETVEA, encoded by the coding sequence ATGGCACACAAGAAGGGTGCATCCAGCTCTAACAACGGTCGTGATTCCGAGTCCAAGCGTCTCGGTGTGAAGCGATTCGGTGGTCAGCAGGTTAAGGCCGGCGAGATCCTGATCCGTCAGCGTGGAACCTCTTTCCACCCAGGTGAGAACGTTGGCCGTGGCGGCGACGACACACTGTTCGCCCTCAAGGCTGGTGCTGTTAAGTTCTCCACCAAGCGCAACCGTCGCATGGTGAACATCGTTGAGAACGAGACCGTCGAGGCCTAA